The Eubacteriaceae bacterium Marseille-Q4139 genome has a window encoding:
- a CDS encoding cation:proton antiporter, whose amino-acid sequence MERIWGQFNDNTAVLLTLFVILMSGFLITRLTNVLRMPRVSGYIIAGIVIGPCVLHLVPGGIVDRMGFVSDIALAFIAFGVGKFFKKDALRRTGREIVWITVSEALAAGALVTLVLHFLFGLSWDFSLILGAIATATAPASTMMTIGQYKARGEMVRMLLQIVALDDVVCLLTFSVVSAWVSGRADGALSVASVVLPIVWNLAAIAMGAGCGVILSRLLTPQRSRDNRLILVIAMLCGLSGLCAAVDISPLLSCMVFGAVYINLTKDKKLYRQISHFTPPVMSIFFIVSGMNLDLTSFRAVGAIGVAYFFVRIAGKYLGTFVSCRLAGKSPEICRYMGLALVPQAGVAIGLAFLGRRLLPPEAGELVLTVILSSSVLYELVGPVCAKKALIWSGAISKERLEAAGEAVPDKNVVRGHFSARMGAKRAGADVSVTAESTGKTAGQRRRKKKAGTAPDGKQKKTEETFSKEGKKGRTDSGGKPKKTEAGAGTSRKKKETGETQAGNQKRTAEEAPVSGKKKKEKKQEPVPAGGGKKKQRENEKTGKARESVAADGIKTPEKEASDGGSRKRPRHKNRRKKAKTEESAERMEKI is encoded by the coding sequence ATGGAGAGGATTTGGGGACAGTTTAATGACAATACGGCTGTGCTTCTGACCTTGTTTGTGATCCTGATGTCGGGGTTCCTGATTACAAGGCTTACGAATGTGCTGCGGATGCCGCGCGTCAGCGGCTATATCATTGCCGGCATTGTGATCGGCCCCTGCGTCCTGCATCTTGTGCCGGGCGGCATCGTGGACCGGATGGGCTTCGTCAGTGATATTGCCCTGGCGTTCATCGCCTTTGGCGTCGGAAAATTCTTTAAAAAGGATGCACTGCGGCGAACCGGCCGGGAAATCGTGTGGATTACGGTCAGTGAGGCATTGGCGGCAGGCGCGCTTGTGACCCTGGTGCTCCATTTCCTGTTTGGCCTTTCCTGGGACTTTTCACTGATCTTAGGCGCCATTGCCACAGCGACGGCACCGGCCAGCACCATGATGACCATCGGCCAGTACAAGGCCAGGGGAGAAATGGTGCGGATGCTCCTTCAGATTGTGGCTCTGGACGATGTAGTCTGCCTTCTGACTTTCAGCGTCGTCTCAGCCTGGGTATCCGGCCGCGCCGACGGGGCACTTTCCGTGGCTTCGGTGGTGCTTCCAATTGTCTGGAACCTGGCGGCCATCGCCATGGGAGCCGGCTGCGGCGTGATTTTAAGCCGGCTTTTGACGCCCCAGAGGAGCCGGGATAACCGGCTGATCCTGGTGATTGCCATGCTCTGCGGCCTGTCCGGGCTCTGTGCTGCCGTTGATATTTCGCCGCTTTTGTCCTGCATGGTGTTCGGCGCCGTGTACATCAATCTGACAAAGGATAAGAAGCTGTACCGGCAGATTTCCCACTTTACGCCGCCGGTCATGTCCATCTTTTTCATTGTATCGGGAATGAATCTCGATCTCACCTCGTTCCGGGCGGTGGGCGCCATCGGCGTGGCGTATTTCTTTGTGCGGATCGCCGGAAAATACCTTGGGACGTTTGTGAGCTGCCGTCTGGCGGGAAAAAGTCCGGAAATCTGCCGGTACATGGGACTTGCGCTGGTGCCGCAGGCAGGCGTCGCCATCGGCCTTGCTTTCCTTGGAAGGCGGCTTCTTCCGCCGGAGGCAGGAGAGCTTGTGCTGACGGTTATTTTGTCGTCTTCCGTGCTTTATGAGCTGGTGGGGCCTGTCTGCGCGAAAAAGGCGTTAATCTGGTCGGGAGCCATCTCGAAGGAGCGGCTGGAGGCGGCTGGTGAAGCAGTGCCGGATAAAAACGTGGTGCGTGGACATTTTTCCGCCCGTATGGGTGCAAAAAGAGCCGGGGCAGATGTTTCCGTAACGGCAGAGAGCACCGGAAAGACGGCTGGACAGAGAAGGCGAAAGAAAAAGGCCGGGACTGCGCCGGATGGAAAACAGAAAAAAACGGAAGAGACGTTCTCAAAAGAGGGGAAGAAGGGAAGAACGGACAGCGGCGGAAAGCCGAAAAAGACGGAAGCCGGAGCAGGCACATCACGCAAAAAGAAAGAAACAGGAGAGACCCAGGCAGGAAATCAGAAGCGTACAGCAGAGGAAGCGCCTGTCTCCGGAAAAAAGAAAAAAGAGAAAAAACAGGAACCTGTGCCAGCAGGAGGCGGAAAAAAGAAGCAGCGGGAGAATGAAAAAACTGGGAAGGCCCGCGAGAGTGTGGCGGCAGACGGTATAAAGACTCCGGAAAAAGAGGCTTCCGACGGCGGCAGCAGGAAGAGACCGCGGCATAAAAACAGGAGGAAAAAGGCGAAGACAGAGGAAAGTGCAGAAAGAATGGAAAAAATTTAA
- a CDS encoding M48 family metallopeptidase, with protein sequence MSLRVAEDGVPVVRAPYRLPLSEADRFVAGHRDWIESQRKRLAAVQAKKRTYTSEEEAAGRAAARRIFEEKCRYFAPRMGVTYNRISIREQKTRWGSCSSRGNLNFNWKLALMPEEIQDYLAVHELAHRLEMNHSDRFWRLVENEIPDYKERRRWLRQNGSGY encoded by the coding sequence ATGTCGCTCCGCGTGGCGGAGGACGGCGTCCCTGTCGTCCGCGCGCCGTACCGGCTCCCGCTTTCAGAGGCGGACCGCTTTGTGGCCGGACACCGGGACTGGATCGAGAGCCAGAGGAAGCGCCTTGCGGCTGTCCAGGCCAAAAAACGGACGTACACAAGCGAGGAAGAAGCTGCCGGACGTGCGGCGGCAAGGCGGATTTTTGAAGAAAAGTGCCGGTATTTTGCGCCCAGGATGGGCGTTACCTATAACCGGATCTCCATCCGGGAACAGAAGACGAGATGGGGAAGCTGCAGCAGCCGGGGAAATCTGAATTTCAACTGGAAACTGGCGCTGATGCCGGAGGAAATCCAGGACTATCTGGCCGTTCATGAGCTGGCTCACCGGCTGGAGATGAACCACAGCGACAGGTTTTGGCGCCTGGTGGAAAACGAAATCCCCGACTATAAGGAACGGCGGCGCTGGCTGCGGCAAAACGGATCTGGATACTAG
- the recJ gene encoding single-stranded-DNA-specific exonuclease RecJ has translation MNTQKEIWMVQTKRADFSGLSEKLGVSPVSVRIMRNRGMETEDDMRRYLYGTPEDFYSPHLMKNMDAAAALLKEKLMGGRRIRIIGDYDIDGVCSTFLLLTGLKRTAAVPAAVDYEIPDRIRDGYGINESIIRQAAADGVDTLLTCDNGIAASKEIALAKELGMTVIVTDHHEVPVDGERQVLPPADAVVNPKQDGETYPFHEICGGLVAYKLVQVLYELFGIPKREWEELLEFAAVATVGDVMRLQDENRLVVKYGLRRMAETRNLGLKKLAEKNGLDLSSISAYHIGFVIGPCLNAGGRLQTAKLALRLLLSEDEAEADQLAEELKALNDMRKDMTRRGEEEAIRQVEECYADDKVLVVFLPDCHESLAGIIAGRVREHFHKPSIVLTRGETTAKGSGRSIEKYHMFQSLCEVADLLPKFGGHPMAAGLSIEEKDIDEFRRRLNENAALTDEDFIPRIWIDVPMPLDYVSEGLVSELKGLEPFGQGNEKPQFAQKDLLIRSVRVLGKNKNLVKMSLVTENGLSMDGLLFADGPEFERELAGRNRIDIVYYPDVNEYNGTRTLQAVIKNYKIK, from the coding sequence ATGAATACACAAAAGGAAATCTGGATGGTGCAGACGAAGCGGGCGGATTTTTCCGGGCTTTCAGAAAAGCTCGGCGTAAGTCCGGTCTCGGTCCGGATCATGAGAAACCGCGGGATGGAGACGGAGGACGATATGCGCCGGTACCTTTACGGGACGCCGGAGGACTTTTACTCCCCCCACCTGATGAAAAACATGGACGCGGCTGCGGCGCTTTTAAAGGAAAAGCTTATGGGCGGCCGCCGGATCCGGATCATCGGCGATTACGACATCGACGGCGTCTGCTCTACCTTCCTTCTTTTGACAGGCCTTAAGCGGACGGCGGCGGTTCCTGCGGCCGTGGATTATGAAATCCCTGACCGGATCCGGGACGGCTACGGCATCAACGAGTCCATCATCCGCCAGGCGGCCGCGGACGGCGTTGACACGCTTTTGACCTGTGACAACGGAATTGCGGCATCAAAAGAGATTGCCCTTGCAAAGGAGCTGGGGATGACGGTTATTGTCACCGACCACCATGAAGTCCCCGTGGATGGGGAGCGCCAGGTGCTCCCGCCGGCGGATGCCGTCGTGAATCCGAAACAGGACGGCGAAACGTATCCGTTCCATGAAATCTGCGGCGGCCTGGTGGCCTATAAGCTGGTGCAGGTGCTCTATGAACTCTTCGGGATCCCGAAGCGGGAATGGGAGGAGCTTTTGGAGTTTGCGGCCGTCGCCACGGTCGGCGATGTGATGCGGCTCCAGGACGAAAACCGGCTGGTGGTAAAATACGGCCTCAGGCGGATGGCAGAGACGAGGAACCTGGGCCTTAAGAAGCTGGCGGAAAAGAACGGCCTTGACCTTTCTTCCATCAGCGCCTACCATATCGGCTTTGTCATCGGCCCGTGCCTTAACGCAGGCGGGCGGCTCCAGACGGCGAAGCTGGCTTTGCGGCTTCTGCTTTCGGAGGACGAGGCGGAGGCGGATCAGCTGGCCGAAGAGCTAAAGGCATTAAATGACATGAGAAAAGACATGACGCGCCGCGGCGAGGAGGAGGCCATCCGCCAGGTGGAAGAGTGTTACGCGGATGATAAAGTTCTCGTGGTGTTCCTGCCGGACTGCCATGAATCCCTGGCCGGGATCATCGCCGGGCGCGTGCGGGAACATTTCCATAAGCCGTCCATCGTCCTGACCCGCGGCGAGACGACAGCCAAGGGCTCCGGCCGTTCCATCGAGAAATACCACATGTTCCAGTCGCTCTGCGAGGTGGCGGATCTGCTGCCGAAATTCGGCGGGCACCCCATGGCGGCGGGACTTTCCATAGAGGAAAAGGACATTGACGAGTTCAGACGGAGGCTCAATGAAAACGCGGCGCTCACAGACGAGGATTTCATACCGCGGATCTGGATTGACGTGCCGATGCCCTTAGACTATGTGAGTGAGGGGCTTGTGAGCGAGTTAAAAGGGCTGGAGCCCTTCGGGCAGGGCAATGAAAAGCCCCAGTTTGCCCAGAAGGATCTTCTGATCCGCTCCGTCCGTGTCCTGGGAAAAAACAAAAATCTGGTGAAAATGAGCCTTGTGACAGAAAACGGGCTTTCCATGGACGGGCTTTTGTTTGCGGACGGGCCGGAATTTGAGAGAGAACTTGCCGGCAGGAACCGGATCGACATTGTATATTATCCCGATGTGAATGAGTACAATGGCACCCGGACTTTGCAGGCTGTTATAAAAAACTACAAAATAAAATAG
- a CDS encoding serine hydroxymethyltransferase, whose protein sequence is MVNEVMKFLTEYDREVGSLIEKECARQRRNLELIASENIVSEAVMMAMGTVLTNKYAEGYPGKRYYGGCENVDVIENLAIERAKKLFGCDYANVQPHSGAQANMAVFIAMLKPGDTVMGMNLDHGGHLTHGSPVNFSGLYFNIVPYGVNDEGYIDYDELEKKAMEAKPKLIIAGASAYCRTIDFKRFREVADKCGAYLMVDMAHIAGLVAAGLHPSPIPYADVVTTTTHKTLRGPRGGMILANKEANEKFNFNKAIFPGSQGGPLEHVIAAKAICFGEALKPEFKAYQEQVIKNAAALAAALQKEGFKVLTGGTDNHLMLLDLRGMDISGKELQNRCDEVYITLNKNTVPNDPRSPFVTSGVRIGTPAVTTRGLVESDMSDVAHCIWLAATDFENKADEIRGVVEGICKKYPIYE, encoded by the coding sequence ATGGTAAACGAGGTTATGAAGTTTCTCACGGAGTATGACAGGGAGGTCGGATCGCTCATCGAAAAGGAATGTGCGAGACAGAGGCGGAATCTGGAGCTGATCGCATCCGAAAACATCGTGTCGGAAGCCGTCATGATGGCGATGGGGACGGTTCTCACCAACAAGTACGCAGAGGGGTATCCGGGGAAAAGGTATTACGGCGGCTGCGAAAATGTGGATGTGATCGAGAACCTGGCCATTGAGCGGGCAAAGAAGCTGTTTGGCTGCGACTATGCCAACGTACAGCCCCATTCCGGCGCACAGGCCAACATGGCCGTCTTTATCGCCATGTTAAAGCCTGGCGATACGGTCATGGGCATGAACCTGGATCACGGCGGGCACCTGACCCACGGAAGCCCTGTGAACTTTTCCGGCCTCTATTTCAACATTGTTCCCTACGGCGTCAACGACGAGGGCTACATCGACTATGACGAGCTGGAGAAAAAGGCCATGGAGGCGAAGCCGAAGCTCATCATCGCAGGCGCCAGCGCCTACTGCCGCACCATCGACTTTAAACGGTTCCGCGAGGTGGCGGACAAGTGCGGCGCGTACCTGATGGTGGACATGGCCCACATTGCAGGACTGGTGGCCGCAGGACTGCATCCGAGCCCGATCCCCTATGCCGACGTGGTGACGACGACGACCCACAAGACCTTGCGGGGTCCGAGAGGCGGCATGATCCTCGCAAATAAAGAAGCCAACGAGAAGTTTAATTTCAATAAGGCCATCTTCCCGGGAAGCCAGGGCGGCCCCTTAGAGCATGTGATCGCCGCCAAGGCCATCTGCTTCGGCGAGGCCTTAAAGCCGGAGTTTAAGGCATATCAGGAGCAGGTAATAAAGAACGCCGCCGCGCTGGCTGCCGCACTCCAGAAGGAGGGCTTCAAGGTTCTCACCGGCGGCACCGACAACCACCTGATGCTTCTGGATTTAAGAGGCATGGACATTTCCGGAAAAGAGCTCCAGAACCGCTGTGACGAGGTATATATTACTCTCAATAAGAACACGGTTCCAAACGATCCGCGGAGCCCGTTTGTCACCTCCGGCGTCCGTATCGGCACACCGGCCGTCACGACGAGGGGCCTTGTGGAGAGCGACATGAGCGACGTGGCTCACTGCATCTGGCTGGCAGCCACAGACTTTGAAAATAAGGCGGACGAGATCCGTGGTGTCGTGGAAGGTATCTGCAAAAAGTATCCGATTTACGAATAG
- a CDS encoding cation-translocating P-type ATPase produces the protein MFEQKTIAETKRLLKAGDPGGLTEEEARRRFSEHGPNELERHEKKPLYKRILEQFMDPLIYVLAAAGAVSILLGEYGDAAIIAAVVCLNGTVGLLQEGKAQKALEALKQMTRLKAVVRRDGENREIDAAGLVPGDLVILDAGRQVPADLRLVRSENLHIEESALTGESVPVHKDAGFFAEKPLTPGDCKNMAYMSSNVTSGRGEGLVAATGMDTEIGRIAKLIHEAPVEATPLQKRLGDLGTLLSLLAVGLCAVLFAAALFQHRDAGEMFITAISLAVAAVPEGLPAIVTIVLALSVSRMVKVNTIVRRLPSVETLGAVNVVCSDKTGTLTKNQMQAEVWESAENILGRGGESRLLTAAFVLCNDGEISGKRRLGDPTELALLEYGKNHGAEKAKLEKEYPRTASRPFDSERKMMTTVHKKDGKTVSFTKGAPDVILKNCSCYLERGEKKPMGEYQMRKFLKETEALSGRALRVLGAAMSDGDGRGETDLVFLGLAGMADPPRPEVPEAVEMFKKAHVRTVMITGDHKETALAVARKLKIAEHASQCMTGAEIDQADDEALARRIPEVNVFARVSSDHKVRIVRAFKSLGNIVAMTGDGVNDAPSLKAADVGIAMGKSGTDVAKQAADLVLTDDNFATIEKAIEEGRGIYENIKKSVIFLLSSNFGEIMTMFAAILLRFPAPLKASHILWINLITDSLPALALGTDVNDGAALMEEPPRKESESLFSRGGLSCTVFYGFLIAAISLCAFLRLPISLLASAGQEITVQNLIAVLGDAGLLSRCQTYAFTVLGLSQLFHAVGMRDVGRSVFRMNPLENGLMIAAFIIGILLQMAVTEVPYLVSVFQTVRLSAGEWRELLILAAAPMAAHELLVFLGRFWRKEDSI, from the coding sequence TTGTTTGAACAGAAAACGATTGCGGAGACAAAACGTCTTTTAAAGGCCGGGGATCCCGGCGGGCTTACGGAAGAAGAGGCCAGGCGGCGGTTTTCGGAGCATGGCCCCAATGAGCTGGAGCGCCATGAAAAAAAGCCGCTTTATAAGCGGATTCTGGAGCAGTTCATGGATCCGCTCATCTATGTCCTGGCGGCAGCCGGCGCCGTTTCTATCCTTTTGGGAGAATACGGCGACGCGGCCATCATTGCGGCTGTGGTCTGCTTAAACGGCACCGTGGGGCTTTTGCAGGAGGGAAAGGCCCAGAAAGCCCTGGAGGCTTTAAAGCAGATGACACGGTTAAAGGCCGTTGTCCGCAGGGACGGGGAAAACAGGGAAATCGACGCGGCAGGCCTTGTTCCCGGCGACCTGGTGATTTTGGACGCCGGCCGCCAGGTGCCGGCAGATCTGCGGCTTGTGCGCTCGGAAAACCTGCATATCGAGGAATCGGCCCTGACCGGGGAATCGGTGCCGGTTCATAAGGACGCCGGATTTTTTGCGGAAAAGCCGCTGACGCCGGGTGACTGCAAAAACATGGCCTACATGTCGTCCAACGTGACTTCCGGCCGCGGCGAGGGCCTTGTGGCAGCCACCGGCATGGACACAGAGATCGGCCGGATTGCAAAGTTAATTCACGAGGCTCCGGTGGAGGCGACGCCGCTCCAGAAGCGGCTCGGCGATCTGGGGACGCTTTTAAGCCTGTTGGCCGTGGGGCTGTGCGCCGTCCTGTTTGCGGCCGCTCTTTTCCAGCACAGGGACGCAGGCGAGATGTTCATCACAGCCATTTCCCTGGCAGTGGCGGCAGTGCCCGAGGGACTTCCGGCCATCGTGACGATTGTCCTGGCGCTTTCCGTGTCCCGCATGGTAAAGGTCAACACCATCGTCAGGCGGCTCCCGTCGGTGGAGACTTTGGGAGCCGTGAATGTGGTCTGCTCCGATAAAACGGGAACCTTGACGAAAAACCAGATGCAGGCGGAGGTCTGGGAGAGCGCCGAAAACATCCTGGGACGGGGCGGGGAAAGCCGGCTCCTTACGGCCGCCTTTGTGCTCTGCAACGACGGGGAGATTTCCGGAAAAAGGCGGCTCGGCGACCCGACGGAGCTGGCGCTTTTGGAATATGGAAAAAACCACGGCGCAGAGAAGGCGAAACTGGAGAAAGAGTATCCGCGGACGGCGTCCAGGCCCTTTGATTCCGAGCGGAAAATGATGACAACCGTACATAAAAAGGACGGGAAAACCGTCAGCTTCACAAAAGGCGCGCCTGACGTGATTTTAAAAAATTGCAGCTGCTATCTGGAACGCGGCGAAAAAAAGCCCATGGGCGAGTACCAGATGAGGAAGTTTTTAAAGGAGACCGAGGCGCTTTCCGGGCGGGCGCTCCGCGTTCTTGGTGCAGCCATGAGCGACGGGGACGGGCGGGGAGAGACTGATCTGGTGTTTTTAGGCCTTGCCGGCATGGCAGACCCACCGCGGCCCGAAGTGCCGGAGGCTGTGGAGATGTTTAAAAAGGCCCATGTGCGGACGGTAATGATTACCGGCGATCACAAGGAGACGGCCCTTGCCGTAGCAAGGAAGCTAAAGATTGCAGAACACGCCTCCCAGTGCATGACAGGGGCGGAGATCGACCAGGCGGACGACGAAGCGCTTGCGCGCAGGATCCCGGAGGTGAACGTCTTTGCCCGCGTTTCCTCGGATCACAAGGTGCGGATTGTGAGGGCTTTTAAGAGCCTCGGAAATATCGTCGCCATGACCGGGGACGGCGTCAACGATGCCCCGTCCTTAAAGGCAGCCGACGTGGGAATCGCCATGGGAAAGAGCGGCACCGACGTGGCAAAGCAGGCGGCCGATCTGGTGCTGACCGACGACAACTTCGCCACCATCGAAAAGGCCATCGAGGAAGGCCGCGGGATTTATGAGAACATCAAAAAGTCGGTGATTTTCCTGCTGTCCTCCAATTTCGGGGAGATCATGACGATGTTTGCAGCCATTCTCCTGAGGTTTCCGGCGCCTTTAAAGGCCAGCCACATCCTCTGGATCAACCTGATTACGGATTCCCTGCCGGCGCTTGCTTTGGGGACGGACGTGAACGACGGGGCGGCCCTGATGGAAGAGCCGCCGAGGAAGGAGTCGGAAAGCCTGTTTTCCCGCGGCGGCCTGTCCTGCACGGTGTTTTACGGCTTCCTGATTGCGGCCATCAGCCTCTGCGCGTTTCTACGGCTTCCGATTTCCCTTCTGGCCTCTGCCGGCCAGGAGATCACGGTACAAAACCTGATCGCTGTTTTGGGGGATGCCGGCCTTCTTTCCAGATGCCAGACGTATGCCTTCACGGTGCTGGGGCTTTCGCAGCTTTTCCATGCCGTCGGCATGCGCGACGTGGGGCGCAGCGTGTTCCGGATGAATCCCCTGGAAAACGGCCTGATGATTGCGGCTTTTATAATCGGCATCCTGCTTCAGATGGCTGTCACAGAGGTACCGTATTTGGTATCAGTCTTTCAGACCGTCCGTCTCTCGGCGGGAGAATGGCGGGAGCTTTTAATCCTGGCGGCGGCGCCCATGGCGGCCCATGAGCTTCTCGTGTTCCTTGGAAGATTCTGGCGGAAGGAAGACAGCATTTGA
- a CDS encoding L,D-transpeptidase, whose amino-acid sequence MTAAFAAGACLTSAAADAIGPGFETAAEELPDVQIYVSMLYHTLTLTENGQVIGVYDAEVGRQSEVDDKVKEGDQRTPIGEFYVCTRNEWSRYYLGLGVSYPNIEDAERGYAAGLISAEERDAIIDAINNKQQPPWDTALGGVIEIHGDRTPGTGTAGCIAVDNSVMDILWEKCPIGVPITIGP is encoded by the coding sequence ATGACGGCGGCGTTTGCGGCCGGGGCGTGCCTGACATCTGCGGCGGCCGATGCGATCGGGCCGGGCTTTGAGACGGCGGCAGAGGAACTGCCGGATGTACAGATCTATGTGAGTATGCTGTATCACACCCTGACGCTTACGGAAAACGGCCAGGTCATCGGCGTTTACGATGCCGAGGTGGGGCGCCAGTCGGAGGTGGACGATAAGGTCAAGGAAGGCGACCAGAGGACGCCCATCGGTGAGTTTTATGTCTGCACGAGAAACGAGTGGAGCCGGTATTATCTGGGGCTTGGCGTGTCCTATCCCAACATCGAGGATGCCGAGCGCGGCTATGCGGCGGGACTGATTTCCGCCGAGGAGCGGGATGCCATCATCGACGCCATCAACAACAAGCAGCAGCCGCCGTGGGATACGGCGCTTGGCGGCGTGATTGAGATCCACGGCGACCGGACGCCGGGAACGGGGACAGCCGGCTGCATCGCCGTCGACAACAGCGTCATGGATATTCTCTGGGAAAAATGTCCCATCGGCGTGCCGATCACCATCGGGCCGTAG
- the truA gene encoding tRNA pseudouridine(38-40) synthase TruA yields the protein MKKNIMIVLEYDGSRYDGWQKQGNTKNTIQGKIEEVLEKWAGEPVEVSGSGRTDAGVHAKGQTANFHIDGAVCKEPADAVSYLNRYLPEDIRVLSAKEMPERFHSRLNAKKKTYLYVVETAPKRDVFERKYVYGLGMRPDPEAMRRAADYLLGEHDFMSFCANKRMKKSTVRKLESIRIEEQGSRLLFWYTGNGFLYNMVRILTGTLLEVGLGKRKPEDMESLLSARDRSLAGPLVPAQGLFLWNVDYGEKA from the coding sequence ATGAAGAAAAATATCATGATTGTCCTGGAGTATGACGGGAGCCGCTATGACGGCTGGCAGAAGCAGGGCAATACGAAGAATACGATCCAGGGAAAAATCGAAGAAGTGCTGGAAAAATGGGCCGGGGAGCCGGTGGAGGTCTCCGGCTCCGGACGGACAGACGCCGGCGTCCACGCGAAAGGCCAGACGGCCAATTTCCATATAGATGGAGCCGTGTGCAAAGAGCCTGCGGACGCCGTTTCCTATTTGAACAGGTACCTGCCCGAGGACATCCGCGTCCTGTCAGCAAAAGAAATGCCGGAGCGGTTCCACAGCCGCCTGAATGCGAAGAAAAAGACATACCTCTATGTGGTTGAGACGGCTCCGAAGCGGGATGTGTTTGAGCGGAAATATGTGTACGGCCTGGGAATGCGGCCGGATCCGGAGGCCATGCGGCGCGCCGCCGACTATCTTTTGGGCGAGCATGATTTCATGAGCTTCTGCGCCAATAAGAGGATGAAAAAGTCCACGGTCAGGAAGCTGGAATCCATCCGGATCGAGGAGCAGGGGAGCCGCCTGCTTTTCTGGTACACGGGAAATGGTTTTCTCTATAATATGGTAAGGATTCTGACGGGGACGCTTTTGGAGGTTGGCCTCGGCAAACGGAAGCCGGAGGACATGGAATCCCTGCTTTCGGCCCGCGACAGGAGCCTGGCAGGCCCGCTGGTTCCGGCCCAGGGGCTGTTCCTCTGGAACGTGGATTATGGGGAAAAGGCATAG